In Rhinoraja longicauda isolate Sanriku21f unplaced genomic scaffold, sRhiLon1.1 Scf000125, whole genome shotgun sequence, a single window of DNA contains:
- the LOC144590091 gene encoding putative G-protein coupled receptor 139: MRSSLTIIEQNPRNLLLLLQMNYQTAVKKQAIFSNFQLIPIIYLHQVTPLHQGLRDFLENMRLDHLFNFLMGFRPYYYRILAVVGVLSNVVAIVTLSRGRCGLSKGVTWYLVAMAVADLLVVIIQVILINIIHIYIPPGCKIVYTVGYMSVAYTVWLTVAFTFDRMVAICFQKLKTRYCTEKGAAIVIAVVSVLSVVTNIPWYFTYRSRFCMASSNFITSPVWVAFDWGHRILTPLVPFVLILLLNAVTVRHILIASAVRRKLRGQRSGEGKDDPEMKNRRRSIILLFTISASFILLWMTRVVVLSIQRITGRYIARHLSEVMLNHLGSMLQLFSSCTNTFIYAVTQRKFREEVINAVKCPFQATLKFIKSYGER, from the exons ATGAGGAGCTCGCTCACCATCATTGAACAGAATCCTCGAAACCTGCTTTTGCTATTACAGATGAATTACCAGACTGCAGTAAAAAAACAGGCAATTTTCAGCAATTTTCAACTTATTCCCATCATATACCTCCATCAGGTCACCCCTCTGCACCAAG GACTTCGTGATTTCTTGGAAAACATGCGACTCGATCATCTATTCAATTTTCTAATGGGGTTTAGACCTTACTACTACCGCATCCTTGCTGTCGTTGGAGTTCTGT CTAACGTGGTCGCAATTGTAACACTATCACGCGGACGGTGTGGACTCTCCAAAGGTGTCACCTGGTATCTTGTGGCAATGGCAGTAGCGGATCTACTTGTCGTTATAATTCAAGTCATTCTCATCAATATAATTCACATATATATCCCTCCCGGGTGCAAGATCGTATATACCGTGGGTTACATGTCCGTGGCTTACACCGTCTGGCTCACTGTTGCCTTCACCTTCGACCGTATGGTGGCCATTTGCTTCCAGAAGCTGAAGACAAGATACTGCACTGAGAAAGGTGCAGCCATCGTTATTGCAGTGGTGAGTGTGCTGAGTGTGGTAACCAACATCCCCTGGTACTTCACGTACCGGTCACGTTTCTGCATGGCATCATCTAATTTCATAACTTCGCCGGTGTGGGTAGCCTTTGACTGGGGGCACCGCATTTTAACTCCACTCGTCCCCTTCGtgctgatcctgctgctcaatgctGTCACTGTCAGGCACATCCTGATTGCCAGTGCAGTCCGCAGGAAActgagggggcagaggagcggtGAGGGGAAGGACGACCCAGAGATGAAGAATCGAAGAAGATCCAtcattttactcttcaccatatcGGCCAGTTTTATCCTGTTATGGATGACACGGGTGGTCGTTCTATCAATTCAGCGAATTACTGGTCGGTATATTGCACGACATCTGTCTGAAGTTATGCTGAACCACCTAGGATCAATGCTTCAGTTATtcagctcctgcaccaacacgtttatttatgcggTCACCCAGAGGAAGTTCCGGGAGGAGGTGATAAATGCCGTGAAATGTCCCTTTCAGGCCACCCTGAAGTTCATTAAAAGTTATGGAGAGAGGTGA